A single Nycticebus coucang isolate mNycCou1 chromosome 16, mNycCou1.pri, whole genome shotgun sequence DNA region contains:
- the LOC128567982 gene encoding olfactory receptor 5K3-like, protein MNEHNHSLTTEFLLTGFADHPELKTLLSVVFSAIYVVTMVGNLGLVALIYTEHRLHTPMYIFLGNLALMDSCCSCAITPKMLQNFFSEDRRISLYECMAQFYFLCLAETTDCFLLAAMAYDRYVAICSPLQYHTKMSKKLCIQMTMGAYIAGNLHSMIHVGFLFRLTFCGSHQINHFFCDVLPLYRLSCVDPYINELMILIFAGSIQISTITIVFISYLCILLTIFTMKSKEGRSKALSTCASHFLSVSIFYGSLLFMYVRPSSVKEGDKDIPVAIFYTLVIPLLNPFIYSLRNKEVINIMRRIMKKKSFMTF, encoded by the coding sequence ATGAATGAACATAACCACTCCTTGACAACAGAGTTCCTCCTCACAGGATTTGCAGACCACCCAGAGCTGAAGACCCTACTGTCTGTGGTGTTCTCTGCCATCTACGTGGTCACCATGGTGGGGAATCTTGGTTTGGTGGCGCTGATTTACACAGAACATCGTCTTCACACACCAATGTACATCTTTCTGGGTAACTTGGCTCTGATGGATTCTTGCTGCTCCTGTGCCATTACCCCCAAGATGTTACAGAACTTCTTTTCTGAGGACAGAAGGATTTCTCTCTATGAATGTATGgcccaattttattttctctgccttgCTGAAACTACAGACTGCTTTCTTCTGGCGGCAATGGCCtatgaccgctatgtggccatATGCAGCCCACTGCAGTACCACACCAAGATGTCCAAGAAGCTCTGCATTCAGATGACTATGGGAGCCTACATCGCTGGAAACCTGCATTCCATGATTCACGTAGGATTTCTGTTTAGGTTAACTTTCTGTGGGTCTCATCAAATCAATCACTTTTTCTGTGATGTTCTTCCCTTATACAGACTCTCCTGTGTGGACCCTTATATCAATGAATTGATGATACTTATCTTTGCAGGATCAATTCAAATTTCTACCATTACCATAGTCTTCATCTCTTATCTCTGCATCCTTCTCACAATATTCACAATGAAATCCAAAGAGGGAAGAAGCAAAGCCTTATCTACTTGTGCTTCccactttctctctgtctccatatTCTATGGCTCTCTTCTCTTCATGTATGTGAGACCAAGTTCAGTTAAAGAAGGAGATAAAGACATACCTGTCGctattttttatactttagtAATTCCTTTATTAAATCCTTTTATTTATAGTCTAAGAAACAAGGAAGTAATAAATATTATGAGaagaattatgaagaaaaaaagtttcatgaCATTCTGA